Proteins from one Camelina sativa cultivar DH55 chromosome 8, Cs, whole genome shotgun sequence genomic window:
- the LOC109125846 gene encoding uncharacterized protein LOC109125846, which yields MGGMCMMSSCCGGGGGDDGGSSLLTHVVIIVVICLSIMAVCTSNERRTAVRVVRCR from the coding sequence ATGGGTGGGATGTGTATGATGTCTTCGTGttgcggtggtggtggtggtgacgaTGGTGGTTCCAGTCTATTAACACATGTCGTCATAATTGTTGTCATATGTCTCTCTATAATGGCTGTCTGCACCTCCAACGAACGCCGTACAGCCGTTCGTGTCGTCCGGTGCCGTTGA
- the LOC104706180 gene encoding divinyl chlorophyllide a 8-vinyl-reductase, chloroplastic-like, with product MSLCSSFNVFASYSPKPKTIFKNSNFVSQFQVKSAPLLASTFQIHGSPTNLKFSRERLKPISSLVDSGVSEIATSSSFRNKSPKDVNVLVVGSTGYIGRFVVKELIKRGFNVIAVAREKSGIRGKNDKEETLKQLQGANVCFSDVNDLDVLEKSIENLGFGVDVVVSCLASRNGGIKDSWKIDYEATKNSLLAGKKFGAKHFVLLSAICVQKPLLEFQRAKLKFEAELMDLAQNKDSSFTYSIVRPTAFFKSLGGQVEIVKDGKPYVMFGDGKLCACKPISEEDLASFISDCVLEENKINQVLPIGGPGKALTPLEQGEILFRILGREPKFLKVPIEIMDFVIGVLDSIAKIFPSVGEAAEFGKIGRYYAAESMLIIDPETGEYSEEKTPSYGKDTLEDFFKKVIREGMAGQELGEQFF from the coding sequence ATGTCACTTTGTTCTTCCTTCAACGTATTCGCTTCCTACTcaccaaaacccaaaaccatCTTCAAAAATTCCAACTTCGTTTCACAATTTCAGGTAAAGTCGGCTCCTTTATTAGCTTCAACATTCCAAATCCATGGATCCCCAACGAATCTTAAGTTTAGTAGAGAGAGACTCAAACCAATTTCATCTCTAGTAGACTCGGGAGTTTCAGAAATCGCTACATCGTCATCCTTCAGGAACAAAAGCCCTAAGGATGTAAACGTTTTAGTGGTTGGTTCAACTGGGTACATAGGTAGATTCGTAGTGAAAGAGCTGATCAAAAGAGGGTTCAATGTGATTGCTGTTGCGAGAGAGAAGAGTGGGATTAGAGGAAAGAACGACAAGGAAGAGACTTTAAAGCAATTACAAGGCGCCAATGTGTGTTTCTCAGATGTTAATGATttagatgttttagagaaatcGATTGAGAATCTTGGTTTTGGTGTCGATGTTGTTGTGTCCTGTCTCGCTAGTCGTAATGGAGGGATTAAAGATTCTTGGAAGATTGATTACGAAGCTACCAAGAACAGTCTCTTAGCTGGCAAGAAGTTTGGTGCTAAGCATTTCGTTTTGCTTTCTGCGATTTGTGTGCAGAAGCCTTTATTAGAGTTTCAGAGAGCGAAACTGAAGTTCGAAGCCGAGTTGATGGATTTAGCCCAGAATAAAGACTCCAGCTTTACTTACAGCATTGTGAGACCAACTGCTTTTTTCAAGAGTTTAGGTGGTCAAGTTGAGATTGTGAAAGATGGGAAACCTTATGTGATGTTCGGAGATGGTAAGCTATGCGCTTGTAAACCGATCAGCGAAGAGGATTTAGCATCGTTTATATCGGATTGCGTGTTGGAAGAGAACAAGATCAATCAGGTTTTGCCAATTGGTGGACCAGGTAAGGCGTTAACGCCTCTGGAGCAAGGAGAGATTCTGTTTAGGATTCTTGGCAGAGAGCCTAAGTTCTTGAAAGTACCTATCGAGATTATGGACTTTGTGATTGGTGTTCTTGATTCTATCGCAAAGATCTTTCCTTCGGTTGGAGAAGCTGCTGAGTTTGGCAAGATTGGGAGGTATTATGCCGCAGAGAGTATGTTGATTATTGATCCGGAGACTGGAGAATATAGCGAGGAGAAGACACCGAGTTACGGGAAAGACACGCTTGAGGATTTCTTTAAGAAAGTGATCAGAGAAGGAATGGCGGGTCAAGAACTCGGCGAACAGTTCTTCTAG
- the LOC104706179 gene encoding E3 ubiquitin-protein ligase MIEL1: MEASPNDRLHFGKMGFGCHHYRRRCQIRAPCCNEVFDCRHCHNESTSTLRNIYDRHDLVRQDVKQVICSVCDTEQPAAQLCSNCGVNMGEYFCDICKFYDDDTEKGQFHCDDCGICRVGGRENFFHCKKCGSCYAISLRNNHRCVENSMRHHCPICYEYLFDSLKDTNVMKCGHTMHQECYQEMLKRDKFCCPICSRSVIDMSKTWQRLDEEIEATAMPSDYRDKKVWILCNDCNDTTEVYFHIIGQKCGHCRSYNTRAISPPVLPQ, encoded by the exons ATGGAAGCTTCACCCAATGATCGACTTCATTTTGGCAAAATGGGTTTCGG GTGTCACCATTACAGGAGGAGATGCCAAATCAGAGCACCATGTTGCAACGAAGTCTTCGATTGTCGCCATTGTCACAACGAGAGCACT AGCACATTGCGTAATATCTACGACCGTCACGATCTTGTTCGCCAAGACGTTAAACAA gtgatTTGCTCTGTTTGCGATACAGAGCAGCCG GCAGCTCAACTTTGTTCGAATTGTGGTGTCAACATGGGAGAATATTTTTGCGATATCTGCAAAttctatgatgatgat ACTGAAAAGGGACAGTTCCATTGTGATGACTGTGGGATTTGCAG AGTTGGTGGGCGTGAGAACTTCTTCCATTGCAAGAAGTGTG GATCTTGTTATGCGATTAGTCTGCGCAACAACCATCGCTGCGTTGAGAATTCAATGCGACATCACTGTCCCATTTGTTACGAG TAcctttttgactctctaaaggACACAAATGTGATGAAATGCGGACACACAATGCACCAAGAATGCTACCAAGAGATGCTCAAGCGTGACAA GTTTTGTTGTCCGATTTGCTCGAGGTCAGTGATTGACATGTCAAAAACATGGCAGAGACTGGATGAAGAG ATTGAAGCCACTGCTATGCCTTCGGACTACCGCGACAAGAAG GTTTGGATACTATGCAACGACTGTAATGACACAACAGAAGTGTACTTCCACATAATCGGACAGAAATGTGGGCATTGTCGATCTTACAACACACGAGCGATTTCCCCTCCTGTTCTTCCTCAATGA
- the LOC104706181 gene encoding inactive beta-amylase 9, producing MEVSVIGNPQTRICRAELAYRELGFRFGSVVISGEPRNKVTFLSQSSKFKDISIRCSSRSVKCEAIVSDGVPFLKSTPNSKSLESVKLFVGLPLDTVSDCNNVNHLKAITAGLKALKLLGVEGIELPIFWGVVEKEASGKYDWSGYLAVAEIVKKVGLKLHASLSFHGSKNPGIGLPDWVEKIGKAEPGVYFTDRYGQQYKECLSFAVDDVPVLDGKTPMQVYRGFCESFKSVFSDYMGNTITGITLGLGPDGELRYPSHQPDVKRSGAGEFQCYDKHMLSALKGYAESTGNPLWGLGGPHDAPAYDQQPHSSSFFSDGGSWESQYGDFFLAWYSSLLTSHADRVLSVASYAFSGIGVPLCGKLPLLHQWNKLRSQPSELTAGFYSPNGQDRYEAIAEIFRKNSCRMIIPGMDLSDEHQSPESLSSPESLLAHLKTSCKKQGVVVSGQNSSAPVPGGFERIVENLKDENAGIDLFTYQRMGALFFSPEHFHAFTVFVRNLRQFELTSDDQAAEVETKTVNIGSGTGAPSLQTA from the exons atggaagtttcAGTGATTGGAAACCCACAAACGAGGATCTGCAGAGCTGAATTAGCTTACAGAGAGCTCGGATTTAGGTTTGGGTCCGTTGTAATCTCAGGCGAACCGAGAAATAAAGTTACGTTCTTGAGCCAAAGCTCGAAATTTAAGGATATCTCGATCCGTTGCTCTTCCAGATCTGTCAAATGCGAAGCCATCGTCTCCGATGGTGTCCCTTTTCTTAAATCCACTCCAAATTCTAAATCG cTTGAGAGTGTTAAATTATTCGTTGGGCTTCCGCTAGACACAGTTTCAGATTGTAACAATGTGAACCACTTGAAAGCTATCACAGCTGGGCTCAAAGCTTTGAAGCTACTTGGTGTTGAAGGCATTGAGTTACCAATCTTTTGGGGAGTTGTTGAGAAAGAAGCTTCTGGGAAATATGATTGGTCTGGTTACTTAGCAGTTGCTGAGATTGTTAAGAAGGTGGGACTTAAGCTTCACGCTTCGCTCTCTTTCCACGGATCGAAAAACCCGGGTATTGGTCTACCTGACTGGGTGGAAAAGATTGGTAAAGCTGAACCAGGGGTCTATTTTACGGACAGATATGGACAACAGTACAAAGAGTGCTTGTCGTTTGCAGTTGATGATGTTCCTGTTCTTGATGGGAAGACACCTATGCAGGTTTACAGAGGTTTCTGTGAGAGCTTCAAGTCTGTTTTCTCAGATTACATGGGCAACACAATCACG GGAATCACATTAGGTTTGGGACCTGACGGTGAGTTAAGATACCCTTCTCATCAACCGGACGTCAAGCGCTCTGGCGCAGGAGAGTTCCAGTGTTATGATAAACACATGCTCTCCGCTCTCAAAGGCTACGCTGAATCCACAGGAAACCCTCTATGGGGACTTGGTGGTCCACACGATGCTCCTGCTTACGATCAACAACCTcattcctcttccttcttctcagaTGGCGGTTCCTGGGAATCTCAGTATGGTGATTTTTTCTTGGCTTGGTACTCGTCTCTTCTCACATCCCACGCAGACCGTGTCCTCTCTGTTGCTTCATATGCATTTAGCGGGATTGGAGTGCCTCTATGTGGGAAGCTACCTCTCTTACACCAATGGAACAAGCTAAGATCTCAGCCTTCCGAGTTAACAGCTGGATTCTACAGCCCTAATGGTCAAGACAGGTACGAAGCTATCGCAGAGATCTTCCGAAAGAACTCTTGTAGAATGATAATACCGGGTATGGATCTATCCGACGAGCATCAATCACCTGAGTCTCTCTCAAGCCCCGAGTCATTACTTGCCCACCTCAAAACATCCTGCAAGAAACAAGGCGTGGTTGTTTCAGGCCAAAACTCGTCCGCTCCAGTTCCTGGTGGGTTCGAGAGAATCGTTGAGAATCTGAAGGATGAGAATGCAGGAATTGATCTGTTTACTTACCAGAGAATGGGAGCACTTTTCTTCTCTCCAGAGCATTTCCATGCTTTCACAGTCTTTGTCCGGAACCTGCGCCAATTTGAGTTGACCTCAGACGATCAAGCAGCAGAGGTTGAAACCAAGACAGTGAACATAGGTTCAGGCACTGGTGCACCTAGTTTGCAGACCGCTTGA
- the LOC104706185 gene encoding classical arabinogalactan protein 25-like codes for MAFSFLKKLLIIFLISLSSPCLSSSLLSSPTISPFQQLSPDIAPLLPSPGDSLPSDDGGGTIPASPSPPDPDTNDGSYPDPLAFAPFASPPVSSPAPPSSHPFSGVLILTVIFSSAYVAL; via the coding sequence atggctttctcttttctcaaaaaacTTCTCATCATCTTTTTGATCTCACTCTCCTCtccttgtctctcttcttctttgctatCTTCTCCGACCATCTCTCCCTTCCAACAGCTTTCTCCGGATATCGCCCCTCTCCTCCCTTCCCCCGGTGACTCTCTGCCTTCCGACGACGGCGGCGGAACAATCCCAGCTTCTCCAAGCCCTCCTGATCCCGACACTAACGACGGCTCCTACCCTGACCCTTTGGCCTTTGCTCCCTTCGCTTCTCCGCCGGTTTCTTCTCCTGCTCCTCCGTCGTCTCATCCTTTCTCCGGAGTTTTAATCCTCACCGTTATCTTCTCCTCCGCCTACGTGGCGTTGTAA
- the LOC104706182 gene encoding tubby-like F-box protein 11, with translation MTLRSLILEMRSRPHRVVHDLAAAAAADSTTHGSSQDHRWSEIPEELLREILIRVEAADGGEWPSRRSVVACAGVCRSWRLLMNETVAAPQISSKLTFPISLKQPGPRDSLVQCFIKRNRVTQSYHLYLGLTNSLTDDGKFLLAACKLKHTTCTDYIISLRSDDMSRRSQAYVGKVRSNFLGTKFTVFDGNLLPSTGATKLRKSRSSNPAKVSSKVPLGSYPVAHITYELNVLGSRGPRKMQCVMDTIPTSAMNSQGVASEPSEFPFLSTRSTTFSRSQSKPLRSSSSHLKETPLVLSNKTPRWHEQLRCWCLNFHGRVTVASVKNFQLVAAAAPTSGSVSGGGMGSSPERQNERIILQFGKVGKDMFTMDYGYPISAFQAFAICLSSFETRIACE, from the exons ATGACCTTACGTAGCTTAATCCTTGAGATGCGCTCGAGGCCGCATCGTGTGGTCCACGATCTTGCCGCAGCTGCAGCTGCCGATTCAACAACTCATGGGTCGTCGCAAGATCACCGTTGGTCAGAGATCCCTGAAGAGCTTTTAAGGGAGATTCTCATTCGGGTTGAGGCGGCTGACGGTGGCGAATGGCCTTCACGACGCAGCGTGGTGGCTTGCGCCGGCGTTTGCCGTAGCTGGCGGCTACTTATGAACGAAACCGTCGCTGCCCCGCAGATCTCTTCTAAGTTGACTTTCCCAATCTCTCTCAAGCAG CCTGGTCCAAGGGATTCTCTGGTTCAATGCTTCATCAAACGTAATCGAGTTACACAATCATATCATCTGTATCTTGGATTAACCAACT CTTTAACGGATGATGGTAAGTTTCTGCTTGCTGCGTGTAAGTTGAAGCACACAACTTGCACTGATTACATTATCTCTTTGCGTTCTGATGATATGTCCAGGAGAAGCCAAGCCTATGTTGGTAAAGTGAG ATCAAACTTCCTAGGAACGAAATTCACAGTCTTTGATGGAAATCTGCTGCCGTCAACGGGAGCCACAAAGTTGAGAAAGAGTCGATCTTCTAATCCTGCAAAAGTCTCATCAAAAGTTCCTCTTGGAAGTTACCCTGTCGCTCATATCACATATGAGCTGAATGTGTTAGGATCCCG AGGACCAAGAAAGATGCAATGTGTAATGGACACAATACCTACAAGCGCAATGAATTCCCAAGGAGTAGCTTCGGAACCATCAGAGTTTCCCTTCCTCAGTACTCGGTCAACAACTTTCTCCAGGTCTCAATCAAAACCATTGCGGAGCAGCTCTAGCCACCTGAAAGAAACACCATTAGTACTGAGCAACAAGACACCACGATGGCACGAGCAGCTACGTTGTTGGTGCTTGAATTTCCATGGCCGTGTCACAGTGGCTTCAGTGAAGAACTTTCAGCTGGTGGCCGCAGCAGCACCTACGAGTGGCAGTGTCAGTGGCGGTGGCATGGGGTCGTCACCAGAGAGGCAGAACGAGCGGATAATACTGCAGTTTGGGAAAGTCGGGAAAGATATGTTCACGATGGATTATGGATACCCTATCTCAGCTTTTCAAGCTTTTGCCATTTGCTTGAGCAGCTTTGAGACTAGAATCGCTTGTGAatga